The Micromonospora sp. NBC_01740 genome includes a window with the following:
- a CDS encoding pectate lyase family protein: MNRTPRSRTRTPRLLGAALTAGALAVGTVLATTSSAHADTLFSDTFSDGAADGWSRSGGSWSVVTDGSYAYRQSGTSSDARALAGAGTWTDYGVQARVRPTGFGGANRHAGVIARAQSSSSYYALVVTASGGVQLIRRSGGDPVSLGSAPAGITVGSWATLRLEAVGSSLRGYVDGTLRVQATDGAFAAGRTGLATSYASATFDDVQVDTATGAPPTATPTGGPTLPPTGPPIDPGAPPIGFASVHALGQNGTTGGAGGPTVTVDTAAELLAAIGTAGPLTVRVDGMIALPGPMHDVTSDKTIVGVGANSGITGGGLNIGLPVSDATSPPANAVHNVIVRNLNFRNTVDDAINVQMFSHHVWIDHNDLAYGYDGLIDVKRGSSYVTVSWNHTHHHTKNMLLGHDDRNAAQDVGNLKVTYHHNWFDRTPQRNPRVRYGDPVHVFNNYFVYNTDVGVACQLDSGCVVEGNYFEDVEVPWSISYSGDRGRMIARDNVLAGTSEPGDAGGTVQEPRTFYPYTLTEPATVKSVVTAGAGTGKLPY; encoded by the coding sequence GGCGCGGCGCTCACCGCCGGCGCCCTGGCCGTCGGCACGGTGCTCGCGACCACCTCGTCGGCGCACGCCGACACCCTGTTCAGCGACACGTTCTCCGACGGCGCGGCCGACGGGTGGTCCCGCTCCGGCGGCAGCTGGTCGGTGGTGACCGACGGCTCGTACGCCTACCGGCAGTCCGGCACCAGCAGCGACGCCCGGGCCCTGGCCGGCGCGGGCACCTGGACCGACTACGGGGTGCAGGCCCGGGTCCGGCCGACGGGCTTCGGCGGGGCGAACCGGCACGCCGGGGTGATCGCCCGGGCGCAGAGCAGCAGCAGCTACTACGCGCTGGTGGTGACCGCGAGCGGTGGCGTGCAGCTGATCCGCCGCTCCGGCGGCGACCCGGTGTCGCTGGGCTCCGCCCCGGCCGGGATCACCGTCGGCAGCTGGGCGACGCTGCGGCTGGAGGCGGTCGGCAGCTCGCTGCGCGGCTACGTCGACGGCACGCTACGGGTGCAGGCCACCGACGGCGCGTTCGCCGCGGGACGGACCGGCCTGGCCACCTCGTACGCGAGCGCCACCTTCGACGACGTCCAGGTGGACACGGCCACCGGCGCCCCGCCCACGGCCACGCCGACCGGCGGGCCCACCCTGCCGCCGACCGGGCCCCCGATCGATCCGGGCGCCCCGCCGATCGGCTTCGCCTCGGTGCACGCGCTCGGCCAGAACGGCACCACCGGCGGGGCCGGCGGCCCGACCGTCACGGTGGACACGGCCGCCGAGCTCCTCGCCGCGATCGGCACGGCCGGCCCGCTGACCGTGCGGGTGGACGGGATGATCGCGCTGCCCGGCCCGATGCACGACGTCACCTCGGACAAGACGATCGTCGGCGTCGGCGCGAACTCCGGCATCACCGGCGGCGGCCTGAACATCGGCCTGCCGGTCAGCGACGCGACCAGCCCGCCGGCGAACGCCGTGCACAACGTGATCGTGCGGAACCTGAACTTCCGCAACACCGTCGACGACGCGATCAACGTGCAGATGTTCTCGCACCACGTGTGGATCGACCACAACGACCTGGCGTACGGCTACGACGGGCTGATCGACGTCAAGCGCGGGTCCAGCTACGTCACCGTGTCCTGGAACCACACCCACCACCACACGAAGAACATGCTGCTCGGCCACGACGACCGCAACGCCGCCCAGGACGTCGGCAACCTGAAGGTCACCTACCACCACAACTGGTTCGACCGCACGCCGCAGCGCAACCCCCGGGTCCGCTACGGCGATCCCGTGCACGTGTTCAACAACTACTTCGTCTACAACACCGACGTCGGGGTGGCCTGCCAGCTCGACTCCGGCTGCGTGGTCGAGGGCAACTACTTCGAGGACGTCGAGGTGCCCTGGTCGATCAGCTACTCCGGGGACCGGGGCCGCATGATCGCCCGCGACAACGTGCTCGCCGGTACCAGCGAGCCCGGCGACGCGGGCGGCACCGTCCAGGAGCCGCGCACGTTCTACCCGTACACCCTGACCGAGCCGGCCACCGTGAAGTCCGTCGTCACGGCCGGCGCCGGCACCGGCAAGCTCCCCTACTGA
- a CDS encoding pectate lyase family protein — translation MHHSDTRRRRHRRGFLTAIGAAFLAVALTVGMAATAHADTLFSDDFSDGNSSGWTASGGSWSVTGGSARALRQGGTSSDARSLAGTSSWTDYSVQTTVRPTAFNGSNRFVALLARVQSSTSYYYLALRSNNTVELKRLSGGSATMLDTAALPVGTGTTYTVRLDVAGGSLKGYVNGALLAEATDTSYASGRIGVATFYASADFDDVRVDSGGAGPTPTPTNPTPSPTGDPGNPGTNVADGWASVDAWGQNGTTGGAGGPTVTVSTASQFVTEAASSGPKIIQVSGMIALPGPMHEVTSDKTIVGVGANSGFTGGGLNIGLPIDNAVTAPPANAVHNVIVRNLNFRNWADDAINVQMFSHHVWIDHNTWTTGADGGVDIKRGSSYVTVSYNHADGTDKNMLLGHDDGNAAQDTGRLKVTYHHNFFDNTNQRNPRVRFGDQVHVYNNYYLNTGNYGVASTENAGVVVEGNHFENVDDPYHLAEGSSGDGRLVARNNCLVNSGAGQTGGSVTNPPYAYTVGTACDMKAVVTAQAGVGRVGLPGNPTTPAPSTPAPTPTPTLPPAGDLVGWATQNGGTTGGAGGQTVTVSDGQALADALESSSPLVIRVTGSLTMPDKMNDVRSNKTVLGVGAATLDNGLNISGASNVIVRNLTFRGWDDDAINVQGSRNVWIDHNTFDGGYDGAVDVKRASDFVTVSWNRVTNHTKSMLLGHDDGHTADIGHLRVTYHHNWFDGSKERHPRVRFGDPVHVFNNYYYGADYGVASTMGAGVLVEGNHFENVTRPTAVGYAESDPGDLVQRNNIFTNSGAPESAGDVAPIPYPYRLDDASGVKAAVTAGAGAGRINP, via the coding sequence GTGCACCACTCCGACACTCGTCGGCGGAGGCACCGCCGAGGGTTCCTCACCGCGATCGGGGCCGCGTTCCTCGCGGTCGCCCTCACCGTCGGCATGGCCGCCACAGCCCACGCCGACACGCTCTTCTCCGACGACTTCTCCGACGGCAACTCGTCCGGCTGGACGGCCTCCGGCGGAAGCTGGTCGGTGACCGGCGGCAGCGCGCGGGCGCTGCGACAGGGCGGCACCAGCAGCGACGCCCGCTCGCTGGCCGGCACCTCGAGCTGGACGGACTACTCCGTCCAGACGACCGTCCGGCCGACGGCGTTCAACGGATCGAACCGGTTCGTCGCGCTGCTCGCCCGGGTGCAGAGCAGCACCAGCTACTACTACCTCGCGCTGCGCAGCAACAACACGGTCGAGCTCAAGCGGCTGAGCGGCGGCTCCGCCACCATGCTGGACACCGCCGCCCTGCCGGTCGGCACCGGGACGACCTACACCGTGCGGCTGGACGTGGCCGGCGGCTCGCTCAAGGGGTACGTGAACGGCGCCCTGCTCGCCGAGGCGACCGACACCTCGTACGCCAGCGGCCGGATCGGCGTCGCGACGTTCTACGCCAGCGCCGACTTCGACGACGTGCGGGTCGACTCGGGCGGCGCCGGCCCCACGCCGACGCCGACCAACCCGACGCCGTCGCCGACCGGCGACCCGGGCAACCCCGGCACCAACGTGGCCGACGGCTGGGCCTCGGTCGACGCGTGGGGCCAGAACGGCACCACCGGCGGCGCGGGCGGTCCGACCGTCACGGTCTCGACCGCCAGCCAGTTCGTCACCGAGGCGGCATCGAGCGGGCCGAAGATCATCCAGGTCAGCGGGATGATCGCGCTGCCCGGCCCGATGCACGAGGTCACCTCGGACAAGACGATCGTCGGCGTCGGCGCCAACTCCGGGTTCACCGGCGGCGGCCTGAACATCGGCCTGCCGATCGACAACGCGGTCACCGCGCCGCCCGCCAACGCCGTGCACAACGTGATCGTCCGGAACCTCAACTTCCGGAACTGGGCGGACGACGCGATCAACGTGCAGATGTTCTCCCACCACGTCTGGATCGACCACAACACCTGGACCACCGGGGCGGACGGCGGCGTCGACATCAAGCGCGGCTCGTCGTACGTGACGGTCTCCTACAACCACGCCGACGGCACCGACAAGAACATGTTGCTCGGTCACGACGACGGCAACGCCGCCCAGGACACCGGCCGGCTGAAGGTCACCTACCACCACAACTTCTTCGACAACACCAACCAGCGCAACCCGCGCGTGCGCTTCGGCGACCAGGTGCACGTCTACAACAACTACTACCTGAACACCGGCAACTACGGCGTCGCGTCCACCGAGAACGCCGGGGTCGTCGTCGAGGGCAACCACTTCGAGAACGTCGACGACCCGTACCACCTGGCGGAGGGCTCCTCCGGCGACGGCCGACTGGTCGCCAGGAACAACTGCCTGGTCAACTCCGGCGCCGGGCAGACCGGCGGCAGCGTGACCAACCCGCCGTACGCGTACACCGTGGGCACGGCCTGCGACATGAAGGCCGTGGTCACGGCGCAGGCCGGGGTCGGCCGGGTCGGCCTGCCCGGCAACCCGACCACCCCGGCGCCGAGCACCCCGGCGCCGACCCCGACGCCGACCTTGCCGCCGGCCGGGGACCTGGTCGGCTGGGCGACCCAGAACGGCGGCACCACCGGCGGGGCCGGCGGCCAGACCGTCACCGTCTCCGACGGCCAGGCGCTCGCCGACGCCCTGGAGTCCTCGTCACCGCTGGTCATCCGGGTCACCGGGTCGCTGACCATGCCCGACAAGATGAACGACGTGCGCAGCAACAAGACCGTGCTCGGCGTGGGCGCCGCGACGCTGGACAACGGGTTGAACATCAGCGGCGCGAGCAACGTCATCGTCCGCAACCTGACCTTCCGGGGCTGGGACGACGACGCGATCAACGTGCAGGGCTCGCGCAACGTCTGGATCGACCACAACACGTTCGACGGCGGCTACGACGGCGCGGTGGACGTCAAACGGGCCTCCGACTTCGTCACCGTCTCGTGGAACCGGGTCACGAACCACACCAAGAGCATGCTGCTCGGCCACGACGACGGGCACACGGCCGACATCGGCCACCTGCGGGTCACCTACCACCACAACTGGTTCGACGGGAGCAAGGAGCGCCACCCGCGCGTCCGGTTCGGTGACCCGGTGCACGTGTTCAACAACTACTACTACGGCGCGGACTACGGCGTGGCGTCCACGATGGGCGCCGGGGTGCTGGTCGAGGGCAACCACTTCGAGAACGTGACCCGCCCCACCGCCGTCGGCTACGCCGAGTCGGACCCGGGTGACCTGGTCCAGCGCAACAACATCTTCACCAACTCCGGCGCGCCGGAGAGCGCCGGGGACGTCGCCCCCATTCCCTACCCGTACCGGCTCGACGACGCGAGCGGGGTCAAGGCGGCCGTGACCGCCGGGGCCGGCGCCGGTCGGATCAACCCCTGA